A section of the Arcobacter roscoffensis genome encodes:
- a CDS encoding FKBP-type peptidyl-prolyl cis-trans isomerase, producing MAIEVNQNVKIFFEVKVDGKVVDGTTSNKAFEFTFGVGQVIAGLEERIKDMQAGDSASFIVPAAEAYGEYNPQAKQVLPIEEVAGIPDLKVGMQLQGEDEEGQPIQVLVEEITDTEVTLDYNHPLAGKDMEYTVKIDSLL from the coding sequence ATGGCAATTGAAGTTAATCAAAATGTAAAAATATTTTTTGAAGTAAAAGTAGATGGTAAAGTAGTAGATGGAACAACTTCAAACAAAGCTTTTGAATTCACATTTGGTGTTGGACAAGTAATAGCAGGACTTGAAGAAAGAATCAAAGATATGCAAGCTGGTGATAGTGCAAGTTTTATAGTTCCAGCAGCAGAAGCCTATGGAGAGTATAATCCTCAGGCTAAACAAGTTTTACCAATAGAAGAAGTTGCAGGAATTCCTGATTTAAAAGTAGGTATGCAATTACAAGGTGAAGATGAAGAAGGTCAGCCTATTCAAGTTTTAGTAGAAGAAATTACTGATACAGAAGTTACACTTGATTATAATCATCCTCTAGCAGGAAAAGATATGGAATATACTGTAAAAATTGATTCATTATTGTAA
- a CDS encoding nucleoside recognition domain-containing protein, translating to MNYKQTLLSALKSAWIIIKLIIPIYILAEVLYFYNLLSYVSFLVEPLTTLLDLPKEAALSIISGMFLNLYAAIAFAAPLDLTARQWTILAVFLGICHALIVETAVMKKLGISNIYSISLRVIGGFIVAFLVTLLPKEVFSDVISKATVEPRVYENLMDVLTTSFMNSIDLTIKIIILISIIIFIMDFIKTRKFIVESKKNISKNFSLMVGVFLGITYGAGLLIKEAQNSSLSKRDIFYVGTFLMICHAIIEDTLLFVIFDANLTIIVVARVVFAIIFSYILLKAYDMAQKEKLD from the coding sequence TTGAATTATAAACAAACTTTACTTTCTGCACTTAAAAGTGCATGGATTATTATAAAACTAATAATTCCTATATATATTCTTGCTGAAGTTTTATACTTTTACAATCTTTTATCTTATGTATCTTTTTTAGTAGAGCCTTTAACAACTCTTCTTGATTTACCAAAAGAGGCTGCTTTAAGTATAATAAGTGGTATGTTTCTAAATCTTTATGCAGCTATTGCATTTGCTGCACCTTTAGATTTAACAGCTAGACAATGGACTATTTTAGCAGTATTTTTAGGTATATGTCATGCACTTATAGTTGAGACAGCTGTTATGAAAAAGCTTGGGATTTCAAATATATACTCTATTTCATTGAGAGTTATTGGTGGTTTTATTGTAGCTTTCTTAGTAACTCTTTTGCCAAAAGAAGTTTTTTCAGATGTAATTTCAAAGGCAACAGTTGAACCAAGAGTCTATGAAAACCTAATGGATGTTTTAACAACATCTTTTATGAACTCTATTGATTTAACTATAAAAATTATAATTCTTATTTCAATTATTATATTTATAATGGATTTTATTAAAACTAGAAAGTTTATAGTTGAATCTAAAAAGAATATATCAAAAAACTTTTCATTAATGGTAGGAGTTTTTTTAGGTATTACTTATGGGGCAGGGCTTTTGATAAAAGAAGCTCAAAATTCTTCTTTAAGTAAAAGAGATATATTTTATGTGGGAACTTTTTTGATGATATGTCATGCTATTATAGAAGATACTTTATTATTTGTAATATTTGATGCAAACCTTACTATAATTGTAGTTGCAAGAGTTGTTTTTGCTATTATTTTCTCATATATTTTACTAAAAGCATATGATATGGCACAAAAAGAGAAGTTAGATTAA
- a CDS encoding efflux RND transporter permease subunit — protein sequence MNEENFSKHINSNLNIAGRLSLGFINHPLTSVAIFFILALGYISLIVMPREENPQIKVSGGAVIVAMPGAKPSEIQKVIIEPLEKKIREIKGVEHIYSFAKDSVGIVQVQYYIGEDKEESNLKLYDQVMRNMDLMPKGAMQPIIKTMDIDTDIPIATIAFYAKKIDGKDAISQTQLFQEVNKITKEINKIENVALIDLKGEKKEQYNILVDSKKLGSYNLSLVQIMKQVQGLSYKTPNIEGSTTSGNLVLFSIKQAIESKEDIENIIVSYVNGIAIYLNDVAKVERTFDIQNKKEALLYQKNSNGEIEELQQLTMMVSKLKGTNSVIINEKVFEYMDSIKDDLEQKHIAYTITRDDGYTANNAVNSLVQNLLISIVIIAILLIFTLGFKEAMIVSLTVPMILSLTLFVGFLLDETINRITLFALIVSLGMLVDAAIIVIENIHRHRKHNPNGDITVVSINATNEIGNATNIATIAIILTFLPMFFVGGMMGQFMHPLPVFVPIALVFSLVIAYAFTPYLIKKFL from the coding sequence ATGAATGAAGAAAACTTTTCAAAACATATAAATAGCAATCTAAACATAGCAGGAAGATTATCTTTAGGTTTCATAAACCACCCTTTGACTTCTGTTGCTATATTTTTTATTTTAGCCTTGGGTTATATCTCATTGATAGTGATGCCAAGGGAAGAAAATCCACAAATTAAAGTAAGTGGAGGTGCTGTAATAGTTGCAATGCCTGGAGCAAAACCAAGTGAGATACAAAAAGTAATCATTGAGCCTTTAGAGAAAAAAATACGAGAGATTAAAGGTGTTGAGCATATTTACTCTTTTGCAAAAGACTCTGTTGGAATTGTACAAGTTCAATACTATATTGGGGAAGATAAGGAAGAGTCAAATCTAAAACTATACGACCAAGTGATGAGAAATATGGACTTAATGCCCAAAGGTGCTATGCAACCTATTATCAAAACTATGGATATTGATACAGACATACCAATAGCTACTATTGCTTTTTATGCAAAAAAGATAGATGGAAAAGACGCCATCTCTCAAACACAACTTTTTCAAGAAGTAAACAAAATCACAAAAGAGATAAATAAAATAGAAAATGTAGCTTTGATTGATTTAAAAGGTGAAAAAAAAGAGCAATACAATATCTTGGTTGATTCTAAAAAACTTGGATCTTACAATCTATCACTTGTACAAATCATGAAGCAAGTTCAAGGCTTATCTTATAAAACACCAAATATTGAAGGAAGTACGACAAGTGGAAATCTAGTACTTTTCTCAATCAAACAAGCAATTGAATCAAAAGAAGATATTGAAAATATCATAGTTTCATATGTAAATGGTATTGCTATTTATCTAAATGATGTAGCAAAAGTTGAAAGAACTTTTGATATTCAAAACAAAAAAGAAGCCCTACTTTATCAAAAAAATAGCAATGGTGAAATTGAAGAATTACAGCAGCTAACTATGATGGTTTCAAAACTAAAAGGTACAAACTCAGTAATTATAAATGAAAAAGTATTTGAATATATGGACAGTATCAAAGATGACTTAGAACAAAAACATATAGCATACACTATTACAAGAGATGATGGATATACTGCAAATAATGCCGTAAATTCACTTGTTCAAAACTTACTTATTTCAATTGTAATTATTGCAATACTTCTTATTTTTACACTTGGATTTAAAGAAGCAATGATTGTATCTTTAACTGTACCTATGATTTTATCTCTTACGCTTTTTGTGGGATTTTTGCTTGATGAAACTATAAATAGAATTACACTATTTGCACTTATTGTAAGTCTTGGTATGTTAGTTGATGCAGCTATTATTGTAATTGAAAACATACATAGACATAGAAAACACAATCCAAATGGTGATATTACAGTAGTTTCAATCAATGCTACAAATGAAATAGGAAATGCTACAAATATAGCCACAATTGCAATAATCCTTACATTTTTACCTATGTTCTTTGTAGGCGGAATGATGGGACAGTTTATGCACCCTCTTCCTGTGTTTGTGCCTATTGCTTTAGTTTTTTCTTTAGTAATTGCATATGCTTTTACTCCATATTTAATAAAAAAATTCTTATAG
- a CDS encoding efflux RND transporter periplasmic adaptor subunit, which translates to MKKLLLIISIFLYVQANDIELTGTVISDNEKVITSRNIGFIKEVYVVEGSSVKKGDLLYEIDSSSIDSKKQEALLNLKIQENTYNNIKTNYERYKRLYAKDLVAKYDVEKLELNLLNVQNMISIAKAQLKEVNAQYDYLKIKAPNDGLIIKKSIKAGEMATPSIPALILSDLSSLKIKAEVSESNLNSIKLGQEVSISIPSINFEGIGKISAIIPSVNAMTHSFTLKIAFDTKDKTIYPGMYTKLLIKSSN; encoded by the coding sequence ATAAAAAAACTATTACTTATAATCTCAATATTTTTATATGTACAAGCAAATGATATAGAACTAACAGGAACAGTTATATCTGATAATGAAAAAGTAATCACAAGTAGAAATATAGGCTTTATAAAAGAGGTTTATGTAGTTGAAGGGTCATCTGTAAAAAAAGGTGATTTACTTTATGAGATTGACTCATCAAGTATTGATTCAAAAAAGCAAGAAGCTTTGCTTAATTTAAAAATTCAAGAAAATACTTACAATAATATCAAAACAAACTATGAAAGATACAAAAGATTATATGCAAAAGATTTAGTTGCTAAATATGATGTGGAAAAGTTAGAATTAAATCTTTTAAATGTACAAAATATGATTTCTATTGCAAAAGCACAATTAAAAGAAGTAAATGCTCAATATGATTACCTTAAAATCAAAGCTCCAAATGATGGGCTTATTATAAAAAAATCAATCAAAGCAGGAGAAATGGCAACACCAAGTATTCCTGCACTAATTTTATCAGATTTAAGTAGTCTAAAAATCAAAGCAGAAGTTAGTGAAAGCAACTTAAATAGTATAAAACTTGGACAAGAAGTAAGTATCTCAATTCCATCTATAAACTTTGAAGGAATAGGAAAAATCTCTGCCATTATTCCAAGTGTAAATGCAATGACTCACTCTTTTACTTTGAAAATTGCCTTTGATACAAAAGATAAAACAATATATCCAGGTATGTATACTAAGCTTTTAATTAAGTCATCAAATTAG
- a CDS encoding TolC family protein, with protein sequence MNKLYLCLLIGSLSFAKSVDFQEVLDLTLTNNKDLQNSKLDIELSKLDSQRIDAINLGKLSLKNETSRTNHSGYVFNSKLSSREASFNDFGADDFINNNMDSSIEPNNLNYPKARTNITNKLTYDLPLFAGFKLQNQKEILKLQQKANEVKYNLDKKELAFEVLKAYNNAVVAKEFIQAAKKAKEAISYVVKSANAFHEEGLVTKIDVKQAKVYELNTNSKLIDAKNNFDLSLAYLRFLTSNDSISDVKDLKHIYCDISTMNELYKKALLNRDELKMQNIQKQAMKKNINIAKSSYYPTIYSHLEYGFNDNKLTLDEDKDYYTAMVGLNYDLFDGTRSIEKQKSKIAYQKAALNYEKLKDAVKLQLEKALLDLSSKEKILKEKQEAKKLAQEVFDQSALMYKNQLIAMTNLLEQEANLRKNEADLIVAKYKRSLALAKVATVLGIDFSNTKYNKGK encoded by the coding sequence ATGAATAAACTTTATTTATGTTTATTAATTGGATCTTTAAGCTTTGCAAAAAGTGTCGATTTTCAAGAAGTGTTAGATTTAACACTAACTAATAATAAAGACTTACAAAACTCAAAATTAGATATAGAACTATCTAAACTAGATAGTCAAAGAATAGATGCTATAAACCTAGGTAAACTATCTTTAAAAAATGAAACAAGTAGAACAAATCATTCAGGATATGTTTTCAACTCAAAACTATCTTCAAGAGAAGCTAGTTTTAATGACTTTGGAGCAGATGATTTTATAAATAATAATATGGATTCAAGTATTGAACCAAATAATCTAAACTACCCAAAAGCAAGAACAAATATCACAAATAAACTTACTTATGATTTACCTTTGTTTGCAGGTTTTAAACTTCAAAACCAAAAAGAGATTTTAAAGCTACAGCAAAAAGCAAATGAAGTAAAATATAATCTTGATAAAAAAGAGTTAGCTTTTGAAGTTCTAAAAGCTTACAACAACGCAGTAGTTGCAAAAGAATTTATACAAGCAGCCAAAAAAGCAAAAGAAGCAATTTCTTATGTGGTTAAATCAGCAAATGCATTTCATGAAGAAGGACTTGTAACAAAAATAGATGTAAAACAAGCAAAGGTTTATGAGCTTAATACAAATAGTAAACTAATAGATGCTAAAAACAATTTTGATTTATCACTAGCATATCTTAGATTTTTAACTTCAAATGACTCTATATCAGATGTAAAAGATTTAAAACATATCTACTGTGATATTTCAACTATGAATGAGCTTTATAAAAAAGCTTTATTAAATAGAGATGAATTAAAAATGCAAAACATCCAAAAACAAGCTATGAAAAAAAATATCAATATTGCAAAAAGTTCATATTACCCTACTATATACTCTCATCTAGAATATGGTTTTAATGATAATAAGTTAACACTTGATGAAGACAAAGACTACTATACAGCAATGGTGGGTTTAAATTATGATTTATTTGATGGTACTAGAAGTATTGAGAAACAAAAAAGTAAGATTGCTTATCAGAAAGCTGCGCTTAATTATGAAAAACTAAAAGATGCGGTGAAACTACAACTAGAAAAAGCCTTACTTGATTTAAGCTCAAAAGAGAAAATTCTAAAAGAAAAGCAAGAAGCAAAAAAGCTAGCCCAAGAAGTTTTTGATCAATCAGCTCTTATGTATAAAAACCAATTAATAGCTATGACAAATCTATTAGAACAAGAAGCAAACTTACGAAAAAATGAGGCTGATTTAATAGTAGCAAAATACAAAAGAAGTTTAGCCTTAGCAAAAGTTGCTACTGTTTTAGGTATTGATTTTTCAAATACTAAATATAATAAAGGAAAGTAA
- a CDS encoding EscU/YscU/HrcU family type III secretion system export apparatus switch protein, whose amino-acid sequence MQKDIKQENYTPKAAALKYDIDNDSAPKITAKGKGETANNIIKIARENDIPIKKDEDLIELLSQLDLDKEIPASMYKAVAEIFSFIYDMTNQGKKIDEKLEERLQDKD is encoded by the coding sequence ATGCAAAAAGATATAAAACAAGAGAACTATACACCAAAAGCAGCAGCACTTAAATACGATATAGATAATGATAGTGCTCCTAAAATAACTGCTAAAGGAAAAGGTGAAACAGCAAATAACATCATAAAAATTGCTAGAGAAAATGATATACCTATCAAAAAAGATGAAGACTTAATTGAACTTTTATCTCAACTTGATTTAGATAAAGAGATTCCTGCAAGTATGTACAAAGCTGTTGCTGAAATTTTCTCTTTTATTTATGATATGACCAACCAAGGCAAAAAAATAGATGAAAAATTAGAAGAAAGATTACAAGATAAAGATTGA
- a CDS encoding ATP-binding protein, whose translation MNDNIDISLNKKANKYNKYLYSVFLLILMLVFISTYIDLKSKKVNIEKQLKITQENVIEEYKQRLKESIHTTIYFIDNLHDFYIKEQKLDGNTSSYLNDLNYILFEEEVRSYLYNSIFDKQRYTWINKIENIDIKQKYAKRLIHPNLKETEGSYLSLNTKDIKGKLPYKKELEGILKNKEVFYSYYFKEINSLKITKKISYAKLYKKYNWIIATGIPLNILDAKIENLNSKLLEEYENYFYTTISIKVLLLLIVLVVVYFLKNNTRRYLFKSLEKSYNNLKETTLKLSEATKTAQIGIWKWDIVKDDLDWDDEMYNLYEVDRNTSQSDFQLWVKALYEDDMQEAQEKLHNSINNKTKFQTTFRIKTKKGLKYIKASGKTIYDEFDKPLYVIGANYDITNLKEYEKQQIQLLEQAKMASLGEMIGNIAHQWRQPLSIISTASTGIKLQKEMGILTDELLIDELNSINVSTKYLSETIETFRNFIKEEKEYKTVIIQDRIKEIFNLLAATLKNNHIELITNIEEVESFEIKIVAGELSQVIVNIINNAKDVFKERDIENPTIIFNLEKNKSRVYITIEDNAGGVPNKVINHIFEPYFTTKHQSQGTGLGLYMSHKIVTESLNGKLRVENTSKGAKFIIELPL comes from the coding sequence ATGAATGATAATATAGACATAAGTTTAAATAAAAAAGCAAATAAGTATAATAAATATCTATATTCTGTTTTTTTACTTATACTTATGTTAGTTTTTATTTCTACATATATTGATTTAAAATCAAAAAAAGTTAATATTGAAAAACAATTAAAAATAACTCAAGAAAATGTTATTGAGGAATATAAGCAAAGATTAAAAGAATCAATTCATACTACAATATATTTTATTGATAATCTTCATGATTTTTATATTAAAGAACAAAAGTTAGATGGAAACACTTCTTCTTATTTAAACGACTTAAATTATATACTTTTTGAAGAAGAGGTTCGTTCTTATTTATATAACAGTATTTTTGATAAGCAAAGGTACACATGGATTAATAAGATTGAAAATATTGATATTAAACAAAAATATGCAAAAAGATTGATTCATCCAAATTTAAAAGAAACTGAGGGTAGTTATTTATCTTTAAATACAAAAGATATAAAAGGAAAACTTCCGTATAAAAAAGAATTAGAAGGTATCTTAAAAAACAAAGAAGTATTTTACTCTTATTATTTTAAAGAGATAAACTCTTTAAAGATTACTAAAAAAATATCTTATGCAAAACTCTATAAAAAATATAACTGGATTATTGCAACAGGTATACCTTTAAATATTTTAGATGCGAAGATTGAAAACTTAAATAGTAAACTATTGGAAGAGTATGAAAATTATTTTTATACTACAATATCTATAAAAGTATTACTTTTATTAATTGTTTTAGTTGTTGTATATTTTTTAAAAAACAATACAAGAAGATATTTATTTAAAAGTTTAGAAAAGTCATATAACAATTTAAAAGAGACGACGTTAAAATTATCAGAAGCAACTAAAACAGCACAAATAGGAATATGGAAATGGGATATTGTAAAAGATGATTTAGACTGGGATGATGAAATGTATAATTTATATGAAGTTGATAGAAACACTAGTCAATCAGATTTTCAACTTTGGGTAAAAGCTTTGTATGAAGATGATATGCAAGAAGCACAAGAAAAACTTCATAACTCTATAAACAATAAAACAAAATTTCAAACTACTTTTAGAATTAAAACAAAAAAAGGACTTAAATATATAAAAGCTTCTGGTAAGACTATATATGATGAATTTGATAAACCTTTATATGTAATAGGCGCAAACTATGATATAACAAACCTAAAAGAGTATGAAAAACAGCAAATACAACTTCTAGAGCAAGCAAAAATGGCTTCTCTTGGTGAGATGATAGGAAATATTGCACATCAATGGAGACAGCCTTTAAGTATAATTAGTACAGCATCTACGGGGATAAAACTTCAAAAAGAAATGGGTATATTAACTGATGAATTATTAATTGATGAACTAAATAGTATTAATGTTAGTACTAAATATCTTAGTGAAACAATAGAGACTTTTAGAAACTTTATAAAAGAAGAAAAAGAGTATAAAACTGTAATTATTCAAGACAGAATAAAAGAGATTTTTAATCTTTTAGCCGCAACATTAAAAAACAATCATATAGAGCTAATAACTAATATAGAAGAAGTTGAATCCTTTGAAATTAAAATTGTAGCAGGAGAGCTATCACAGGTAATTGTAAATATTATCAATAATGCTAAAGATGTTTTCAAAGAAAGAGATATTGAAAATCCAACAATTATATTCAATTTAGAAAAGAATAAAAGTAGGGTATATATTACTATTGAAGACAATGCAGGAGGAGTTCCCAATAAAGTAATAAATCATATATTTGAACCATATTTTACAACAAAACATCAATCTCAAGGAACAGGATTAGGTCTATATATGAGTCATAAAATAGTTACTGAAAGTTTAAATGGTAAATTAAGAGTAGAAAATACTAGTAAAGGGGCAAAGTTTATTATAGAATTGCCTCTGTAG
- the mrdA gene encoding penicillin-binding protein 2, translating into MNMRLNLIFILIFVIMTTLLVRVYFLSIKSNTYYEELSKRNYINRINKVPVRGVIEDRNGKKLAINQMGFSILIKPHLRSSKNKEKLNNAVEFIEKHFPKYEKKKLLKNYKRKDSAYNHDFVKVVDYIPYEDFFPKYTLFASKENIKVESAVKRYYPYKNVASHIIGYVGKASRLDIVKNELSAYSGIIGKSGLEKYYNDILQGEMGYKDIKVNALNEEIEVLEEKKPSSNNNIKISLDIELQKYIQDIFNYKGGAVIVMDSSNGELLAAASFPEFDNNIFARGISVKEWNKMRNDFNHPFTNKLINGLYPPGSIIKMGVALSFLENGVEENYKVNDTGFIKIGNRNFRGWKRGGHGIVDFNKAIRESSDDFFYKGSLRIGINKISKTLDKLGIGRQTGVDQVNEFYGINPNKDWKQKKYNKPWYVGETVITSIGQGNMLTTPMQMARYTAYIANGKLPTPHFYKKNYKEPVALDFKERHLEMMRKGMYEVMYHRKGTASRHIRSKVKLAGKTGTAQVVSIPQSEKIRMKESDLDYYQRSHAWLTTYGPYKNPKYVVTVLVEHGGHGGSAAGGMVSKIFNKLLELGYIKEK; encoded by the coding sequence ATGAATATGCGTTTAAATTTAATCTTTATTCTTATTTTTGTAATTATGACTACATTACTAGTTAGAGTATATTTTTTAAGTATTAAGTCAAATACATATTATGAAGAATTATCAAAAAGAAACTATATCAATAGAATAAATAAAGTTCCTGTAAGAGGTGTTATTGAAGATAGAAATGGCAAGAAACTAGCTATTAACCAAATGGGCTTTTCTATTTTAATTAAACCACATTTAAGATCATCAAAAAATAAAGAGAAATTAAATAATGCTGTGGAGTTTATTGAAAAGCATTTTCCAAAATATGAGAAGAAAAAGCTTCTAAAAAACTATAAAAGAAAAGACTCAGCCTACAATCATGACTTTGTAAAAGTAGTTGATTACATACCCTATGAAGATTTTTTTCCTAAATATACACTATTTGCTTCAAAAGAGAATATAAAAGTTGAATCAGCAGTAAAGAGATATTACCCATATAAAAATGTAGCTTCACATATTATAGGATATGTTGGTAAAGCATCTAGATTAGATATTGTAAAAAATGAACTTTCAGCTTATAGTGGGATAATTGGGAAAAGTGGTTTAGAAAAATACTACAATGACATTTTACAAGGTGAGATGGGATATAAAGATATAAAAGTAAATGCCTTAAATGAAGAAATTGAAGTTTTAGAAGAGAAAAAACCCTCATCTAACAACAATATAAAAATCTCTTTAGATATTGAACTTCAAAAATATATTCAAGATATCTTTAACTATAAAGGTGGAGCTGTTATTGTAATGGATTCTTCAAATGGTGAGTTATTAGCAGCTGCATCATTTCCAGAGTTTGACAATAATATTTTTGCTAGAGGTATTTCCGTAAAAGAGTGGAATAAAATGAGAAATGATTTTAATCACCCTTTTACAAATAAGCTTATTAATGGACTATATCCTCCTGGGTCTATTATAAAAATGGGTGTTGCCTTATCTTTTTTAGAAAATGGTGTAGAAGAAAACTATAAAGTAAATGATACAGGTTTTATTAAAATCGGTAATAGAAACTTTAGAGGATGGAAAAGAGGCGGTCACGGTATTGTTGACTTTAATAAAGCTATTAGGGAAAGTAGTGATGACTTCTTTTATAAAGGAAGTCTAAGAATTGGTATAAACAAAATATCAAAAACACTGGATAAACTTGGTATTGGAAGACAAACGGGAGTTGATCAAGTAAATGAGTTTTATGGAATAAATCCAAATAAAGATTGGAAGCAAAAAAAATACAATAAGCCTTGGTATGTAGGTGAAACTGTTATTACATCTATTGGTCAAGGAAATATGCTTACTACTCCTATGCAAATGGCTAGATATACAGCTTATATAGCAAATGGAAAGCTTCCAACTCCTCACTTTTATAAAAAAAATTATAAAGAACCTGTTGCTTTAGACTTTAAAGAACGACATTTAGAAATGATGAGAAAAGGAATGTATGAAGTTATGTATCATAGAAAAGGTACTGCTTCTAGACATATTAGATCAAAAGTGAAACTTGCAGGTAAAACAGGAACAGCTCAAGTAGTTTCAATACCTCAATCTGAAAAAATAAGAATGAAAGAGAGTGATTTAGACTATTATCAAAGATCTCATGCTTGGCTTACAACTTATGGACCATATAAAAATCCTAAATATGTAGTAACAGTTTTAGTTGAACATGGCGGGCATGGTGGAAGTGCAGCAGGAGGAATGGTAAGTAAAATATTTAATAAACTTCTTGAACTTGGATATATAAAAGAAAAGTAA
- the fliP gene encoding flagellar type III secretion system pore protein FliP (The bacterial flagellar biogenesis protein FliP forms a type III secretion system (T3SS)-type pore required for flagellar assembly.), producing MKALLTLLIFSISLFGADDLPIVNLSVAALEEPAQFVKTINIAIILALLVLAPSLLLMVTSFTRIIIVFSFLRQAMGLQQTPPTQIVISLALVMTIFIMEPYAKKSWEEGVKPYMEETIGYEEAFEKGVQPFKEFMIKNTRESDLALFYRIKKEPNPKNIDDVPLTLLMPAFIVSELRTAFEIGFLIFLPFLVIDIIVASILMSLGMMMLPPVMISLPIKIIFFIVIDGWQLIIGNLAQSFK from the coding sequence TTGAAGGCACTTCTAACTTTACTAATTTTTAGCATTTCACTTTTTGGGGCAGATGACCTACCTATTGTTAATCTATCTGTAGCAGCACTTGAAGAACCTGCTCAATTTGTAAAGACTATTAATATTGCAATTATATTAGCTCTTCTTGTATTAGCACCTTCACTTTTATTGATGGTTACATCTTTCACTAGAATTATTATTGTATTCTCATTTCTAAGACAGGCTATGGGTTTACAGCAAACTCCACCTACGCAGATTGTTATTTCACTTGCTTTAGTAATGACTATATTTATTATGGAACCTTACGCCAAAAAATCTTGGGAAGAAGGTGTAAAGCCCTATATGGAGGAAACTATAGGTTATGAAGAAGCTTTTGAAAAAGGTGTTCAACCTTTTAAAGAGTTTATGATAAAAAACACAAGAGAGTCTGATTTAGCTTTATTTTATAGAATAAAAAAAGAACCAAACCCTAAAAATATAGATGATGTTCCTTTAACACTTTTAATGCCTGCATTTATTGTAAGTGAACTTAGAACCGCCTTTGAAATAGGCTTTTTAATATTCCTACCCTTCTTAGTAATCGATATTATTGTTGCCTCAATTCTAATGAGTCTTGGTATGATGATGTTACCACCTGTAATGATTTCACTTCCAATCAAGATAATATTTTTCATCGTCATTGATGGATGGCAGTTGATTATTGGAAACCTTGCCCAGTCCTTTAAATAA